TGCTTGTCATCATCTTTCTATCCCAAGCAATTCGAATCCTGCGCGAATACGAGCGCGGCGTCGTCTTCACGCTCGGCCGCTTCACCGGGGTGAAGGGCCCGGGCCTCATCATCCTCATCCCGGTGGTGCAGCAGCTCGTCAAGGTCGATCTGCGGGTGATGGTGCAGGTCGTGCCGCCCCAGGACGTGATTTCGCGGGACAACGTCTCCGTCAAGGTCAACGCCGTTCTGTACTTCCGCATCGTCGATCCCGAGCGGGCCATCATCAAGGTCGGTGACTACATGGCCGCGACCAGCCAGCTCGCCCAGACAACGCTGCGCTCGGTGCTCGGCAAGCACGAGCTCGACGAGATGCTTGCCGAACGCGACCGGCTGAACGCCGACATCCAGGAGATCCTCGACAAGCAGACCGATGTCTG
The DNA window shown above is from Bradyrhizobium sp. CB1650 and carries:
- a CDS encoding slipin family protein; the protein is MMLEYLTYAALALLVIIFLSQAIRILREYERGVVFTLGRFTGVKGPGLIILIPVVQQLVKVDLRVMVQVVPPQDVISRDNVSVKVNAVLYFRIVDPERAIIKVGDYMAATSQLAQTTLRSVLGKHELDEMLAERDRLNADIQEILDKQTDVWGIKVTGIEIKDVDINETMVRAIAKQAEAERLRRAKVINAMGEQQAAEKLVEAGRILAQEPQAMQLRYFAALHDIAGERSSTVVFPLPTGLLDHFMPRREST